The Astyanax mexicanus isolate ESR-SI-001 chromosome 12, AstMex3_surface, whole genome shotgun sequence genome window below encodes:
- the rap1aa gene encoding RAP1A, member of RAS oncogene family a — MREYKLVVLGSGGVGKSALTVQFVQGIFVEKYDPTIEDSYRKQVEVDGQQCMLEILDTAGTEQFTAMRDLYMKNGQGFALVYSITAQSTFNDLQDLREQILRVKDTEDVPMILVGNKCDLEDERVVGKEQGQNLARQWNNCAFLESSAKSKINVNEIFYDLVRQINRKTPVEKKKAKKRSNCTLL, encoded by the exons ATGCGTGAATATAAGCTTGTGGTCTTAGGCTCAGGAGGTGTAGGAAAATCTGCACTG ACAGTCCAGTTTGTTCAGGGTATATTTGTGGAAAAGTATGACCCCACAATAGAAGACTCATAtagaaag caaGTAGAAGTTGACGGGCAACAATGCATGCTAGAAATCCTCGACACAGCAGGCACA GAGCAGTTCACGGCGATGAGGGACCTGTATATGAAGAATGGGCAGGGCTTTGCTCTGGTCTACTCCATTACAGCACAGTCCACGTTTAACGACCTGCAGGACCTGAGAGAACAGATCTTACGGGTTAAAGACACAGAGGAT GTGCCAATGATTCTGGTGGGGAATAAGTGTGATCTGGAGGACGAGAGGGTGGTAGGGAAGGAGCAGGGGCAGAATCTTGCTCGCCAGTGGAATAACTGTGCCTTTCTAGAATCCTCTGCCAAATCAAAGATCAATGTCAACGAG ATCTTCTATGACTTGGtcagacagataaatagaaaaACACCGGTGGAAAAAAAGAAAGCCAAGAAGAGGTCTAACTGCACACTTCTCTAA